The Candidatus Saccharibacteria bacterium oral taxon 488 genome has a segment encoding these proteins:
- a CDS encoding NUDIX domain-containing protein translates to MPELKHIRAAYRVSVKGLIYEDGKLLFVRERSDTWDLPGGGLEHGEGIAEALRRECREELGAEIEIASAAPIIIPTWSKKFNTPVLIIAYQVRPVSPPTTTTDVSELRYIGADELGQVELDSTLSANIDQFYI, encoded by the coding sequence ATGCCTGAGCTCAAACATATCCGAGCCGCCTATCGCGTGTCAGTCAAGGGACTGATCTATGAGGACGGAAAGTTACTATTCGTCCGCGAGAGGAGCGATACATGGGATTTACCCGGCGGCGGGCTGGAACACGGCGAGGGCATAGCCGAGGCCTTGCGGCGTGAGTGCCGAGAAGAGCTGGGCGCTGAGATAGAAATTGCAAGCGCAGCGCCAATCATCATCCCGACATGGAGCAAAAAGTTCAACACCCCGGTGCTTATCATCGCCTATCAAGTTCGCCCCGTGTCACCACCCACAACCACGACAGATGTCAGCGAGCTGCGGTATATTGGGGCCGATGAGCTGGGGCAGGTTGAGCTTGACTCGACACTGTCGGCCAATATAGATCAGTTTTATATATAG
- a CDS encoding HAD-IC family P-type ATPase yields MHFYQSSSDEALRRLSSSDGGLSAAEVQRRQKRYGLNIIKIQSEPLWRIILEPFLDIFMLVLLIAAIISLWHGEAIDAIIIFVIAAISAVIFYIQRFSTDRVLRSLSRHDAQKVDVHRVNRTTRIDASQLVPGDVVSLAEGEKVPADIRLIRSANLRVDEAQLTGESLPISKQTDALTGTKEMYEQTNMLFQGSFVVSGTGTGVVVATGNQTEFGNLAMLSKRESTQSPVQRKIDTLITKVIAAVSAIALVAFGLSLLRGIDVLESLRFVMALAVSAVPESLPIAISVVLVLGMRRMAAKKALVHQMRAIETIGVITTIATDKTGTLTKNKLTVQQTWTPDEATENIDRIIGLVVNRAHAKSHDPLDIALNEYARKQSASPRHAPVRDLPFSQAHAMSAAIWHHGRQFRLYVKGAPEAILAACRVSARTKKRAQQMLDEMTARGYRVIGLATGELDEAIDSFDQLGKQRLTLAGFVAVADVLRPEAPRAIRAALKAGVSVRMITGDHFETAYQIGRELGMVESRDEVFDCRDMTKLSDDQLDAIVTKTKVFSRVIPEQKYRLLTILKKHHITAMTGDGVNDVPALTNAHVGVAMGSGSHIAKDAGDIILLNDNFKTIIDAMREGRTIIANIRRMLFYLLSTNTGELITMLGALLIGIKTPLEPVQILWVNLVTDTSMVIPLGLEPGEKQAMNRPPERPDAPILSRQMIWRMVIVAATMSVMALAVYIFFEKHYGHDYAQTLAFISLVVSQWANAFNARSDSESIFTRLKVMNASFYAGIGLSVMLQLLVFFGPLGTILHITPINFWHGALIGLASFIIPITTCEIHKWRSRRNDHA; encoded by the coding sequence ATGCATTTTTATCAATCATCAAGCGACGAGGCGCTGCGGCGACTTAGTTCCTCGGATGGCGGCCTGAGCGCGGCCGAAGTCCAGCGCCGCCAAAAACGCTATGGCCTCAACATCATCAAAATCCAATCCGAACCGCTCTGGCGCATCATTCTCGAGCCATTCCTCGACATTTTTATGCTCGTCCTGCTCATCGCCGCCATCATCAGCCTCTGGCACGGCGAGGCCATTGACGCCATCATCATCTTTGTCATCGCCGCCATCTCGGCCGTTATTTTCTACATTCAGCGCTTCTCAACTGACCGTGTGCTACGCAGCCTGTCCCGTCACGACGCCCAAAAAGTCGACGTCCACCGAGTCAATCGTACCACGCGCATCGACGCCAGCCAGCTAGTTCCGGGCGACGTCGTCTCGCTGGCTGAGGGCGAGAAAGTTCCCGCCGACATCCGCCTCATTCGTAGCGCCAACTTGCGGGTGGACGAGGCGCAACTGACCGGCGAATCACTGCCAATCTCCAAACAAACCGACGCCCTCACCGGCACCAAAGAAATGTACGAGCAAACCAACATGCTGTTTCAAGGCTCATTCGTCGTCAGCGGCACCGGCACCGGCGTGGTCGTCGCCACAGGCAATCAGACCGAGTTCGGCAATCTCGCCATGCTCTCCAAGCGTGAATCAACCCAAAGCCCAGTCCAGCGAAAAATCGACACCCTCATCACCAAAGTCATCGCCGCCGTCTCGGCCATCGCCCTCGTTGCCTTTGGGCTGAGTTTGCTGCGCGGCATTGATGTGCTGGAGAGCCTGCGCTTCGTCATGGCCCTAGCGGTAAGTGCCGTGCCGGAGAGCTTGCCGATTGCGATTTCCGTGGTGTTAGTCTTAGGAATGCGGCGGATGGCCGCTAAAAAGGCGCTAGTACATCAGATGCGCGCCATCGAGACCATCGGCGTCATCACCACCATCGCCACCGACAAGACGGGCACGCTGACCAAGAACAAGCTGACCGTTCAGCAAACTTGGACGCCGGACGAGGCGACAGAGAACATCGACCGCATCATCGGGCTGGTGGTCAACCGCGCTCACGCCAAGAGCCACGATCCGCTGGATATCGCCCTCAATGAATACGCCCGCAAGCAGAGCGCCAGCCCGCGCCACGCACCAGTTCGCGACCTGCCATTCAGTCAAGCCCACGCCATGTCCGCCGCCATCTGGCATCACGGCCGGCAGTTCCGCTTGTACGTCAAGGGTGCGCCCGAAGCCATCCTGGCGGCCTGTCGCGTGTCGGCCCGCACCAAAAAGCGCGCCCAGCAAATGCTTGATGAGATGACCGCCCGCGGCTACCGAGTAATTGGGCTGGCGACGGGCGAACTGGACGAGGCAATTGATAGCTTTGATCAACTGGGCAAGCAGCGCCTGACACTTGCTGGCTTCGTGGCCGTGGCTGACGTGCTGCGACCAGAGGCGCCGCGGGCCATCCGCGCTGCTCTGAAAGCGGGCGTGTCGGTACGGATGATCACTGGCGATCACTTCGAGACGGCCTATCAGATTGGCCGAGAGCTTGGCATGGTCGAGAGCCGCGATGAGGTGTTTGACTGCCGTGATATGACCAAGCTGTCCGATGATCAGCTGGACGCCATCGTCACCAAAACCAAGGTCTTCTCTCGCGTCATCCCCGAGCAAAAATACCGCCTACTGACCATTCTCAAAAAGCACCACATCACCGCCATGACCGGCGACGGCGTCAACGACGTACCGGCACTGACCAACGCCCATGTCGGCGTGGCCATGGGGTCGGGCTCGCACATCGCCAAAGACGCTGGCGATATTATCCTGCTCAACGATAATTTCAAGACCATCATCGACGCCATGCGCGAGGGCCGCACCATCATCGCCAACATTCGCCGCATGCTGTTTTATCTACTGTCGACTAACACCGGCGAGCTGATCACCATGCTCGGCGCGCTGCTCATCGGCATCAAGACGCCGCTGGAGCCAGTGCAAATCCTCTGGGTCAATCTGGTGACCGATACCTCGATGGTCATTCCGCTTGGCCTGGAGCCAGGCGAAAAGCAGGCCATGAACCGTCCGCCGGAACGCCCCGACGCACCGATTCTCAGCCGTCAAATGATCTGGCGGATGGTCATCGTCGCCGCCACCATGTCAGTCATGGCGCTGGCGGTCTATATCTTTTTCGAGAAGCATTATGGCCACGACTACGCGCAAACACTGGCCTTTATCTCGCTGGTGGTCAGCCAGTGGGCCAACGCCTTTAACGCCCGCTCTGACAGTGAGTCAATCTTCACTCGCCTCAAGGTTATGAACGCCAGTTTTTACGCTGGCATCGGCCTGTCGGTCATGTTACAGCTACTCGTCTTCTTCGGCCCGCTTGGCACAATCCTCCACATCACGCCGATCAACTTCTGGCACGGCGCACTCATCGGCCTCGCCTCATTCATTATCCCGATCACCACCTGCGAGATACACAAATGGCGAAGCAGGAGGAATGACCATGCCTGA
- a CDS encoding AAA family ATPase, whose protein sequence is MRVNYLQLSNILSFKYEEDINNAFKIEFDPDLNIIIGENGSGKSTVLEAMNLVFTRALFKRITNSYSSHRSYYTDRKNMLQIDDNYSNRTLGLRLQPNWSSEEAQQRVRVSIKLDNIDRANIDHIVDNYSHIKKTLENYSIIPMPEFCALDSDMDIEIDITFKQAKYDEDNTYKSHYRDPVPDYIKFYLEYYHAINEAITVYNEDNTDHIAPLENTFSMLSAFRDYGNDNSQIHLYNGDGPSGDVFQNVKNRLIPHSINEHSSGMPAIFDFIKLKLGEDHFKRVKEGKNINDATATINNSPIIKKINEKLRILNLQLSVKPVSIRRWSYEFKFRDIKNDRELGDINSLSAGQKSIIHLIFEAYGRDDVKGGLIIIDEPEIHLHYQFQSKYLKILEDLAKEQEIQCILVTHSEGFINDNTIRYIKRFSLNEERNSVVRTPDIREDQKKLIEILNNTWAARVLFLDRVLLVEGQDDEYFFRAAIKILHQEASQCITVYGVNGERSMFSFKSFFESFGLKVYFIKDLDTTKTDFYRGFYRSQKKSLPPVKTDEQIIAYRNEHPDLDEKIESKYPSYEFYLKKGAIEQYTGKEKRIDHVIDFCENEMDHFLNSDDDRAREIRKIIDLIADKDGDSTH, encoded by the coding sequence ATGAGAGTTAATTATTTGCAATTATCAAATATCCTTAGCTTTAAATATGAGGAGGACATAAACAACGCCTTTAAGATTGAATTTGACCCAGATCTTAATATCATTATTGGAGAAAACGGATCTGGCAAGTCAACGGTTTTAGAGGCTATGAATCTTGTCTTTACGAGAGCTTTATTTAAGCGCATAACAAATAGCTACAGCAGTCATCGCTCATATTATACAGATAGAAAGAACATGCTTCAAATTGATGATAATTACTCCAATAGAACATTAGGTCTTAGGCTCCAACCTAATTGGAGTTCAGAAGAAGCACAGCAGAGAGTAAGAGTATCAATTAAGCTTGATAATATTGATAGGGCTAATATAGATCATATTGTAGATAACTATAGCCACATAAAAAAGACTCTTGAAAATTACTCAATTATACCAATGCCTGAGTTTTGTGCGCTAGATAGTGATATGGATATAGAAATAGATATTACATTTAAACAAGCCAAATACGACGAAGATAATACGTATAAGAGCCACTATCGTGATCCAGTGCCGGATTATATAAAATTCTATTTAGAATATTACCACGCAATTAATGAGGCTATAACAGTATACAATGAAGATAACACCGACCACATAGCACCTCTTGAAAATACTTTTTCTATGCTATCAGCTTTCCGTGACTACGGCAATGATAACTCTCAGATACACTTATATAATGGCGATGGTCCTTCGGGTGATGTATTTCAGAATGTAAAAAATAGGCTAATCCCCCATAGTATTAACGAGCACTCCTCAGGCATGCCTGCTATCTTTGATTTCATAAAATTAAAGCTCGGTGAAGATCACTTTAAGCGAGTAAAAGAGGGTAAAAATATTAATGATGCCACAGCTACAATCAATAATTCTCCAATAATCAAAAAGATAAACGAAAAGCTTAGAATATTAAATTTACAGCTATCTGTAAAACCAGTAAGTATACGAAGATGGTCGTACGAGTTTAAATTCCGTGATATAAAAAATGACCGAGAGCTGGGTGACATAAACAGTCTTAGCGCTGGACAAAAATCGATTATACACTTAATCTTTGAAGCGTATGGTCGAGATGACGTAAAAGGTGGTCTTATTATTATTGACGAGCCAGAGATTCATTTACACTATCAGTTCCAATCTAAATATCTAAAAATTCTTGAAGATTTAGCAAAAGAACAAGAAATTCAGTGCATTCTTGTAACGCATTCCGAAGGTTTCATAAACGATAACACGATAAGATACATAAAACGATTCTCGCTAAATGAAGAGCGTAATTCCGTGGTGCGTACTCCCGATATTAGGGAAGATCAAAAAAAGTTGATAGAAATCCTAAACAATACTTGGGCAGCTCGAGTGCTATTTCTAGATAGAGTATTGCTGGTTGAAGGTCAAGATGATGAGTATTTCTTTAGGGCTGCTATAAAGATACTGCATCAAGAAGCCAGTCAATGTATTACTGTATACGGTGTGAATGGCGAGAGGAGCATGTTCTCATTTAAATCATTTTTTGAATCTTTTGGACTAAAAGTCTATTTTATTAAGGATTTAGATACTACAAAAACGGATTTCTATAGAGGCTTTTACAGAAGTCAAAAGAAGAGCCTACCGCCAGTAAAAACAGACGAGCAGATAATTGCATATAGAAACGAGCACCCTGACCTAGATGAGAAAATAGAATCGAAATATCCATCTTATGAGTTTTATCTAAAGAAAGGAGCCATCGAACAGTATACTGGAAAGGAAAAAAGAATTGATCATGTAATTGATTTTTGTGAAAATGAGATGGATCATTTTCTAAACAGCGATGACGACAGAGCAAGGGAGATTCGTAAAATCATAGATTTAATCGCAGATAAAGATGGAGATTCAACGCATTGA
- a CDS encoding ATP-binding cassette domain-containing protein encodes MSILTLRDIIYSYADGTSNVLNGINYQFEKGKFYAIVGSSGAGKSTLLGLLAGLDTPTGGQILFNDEDIAEQGYSHHRKHNISLVFQNYNLIDYLTPLENLKLVNPKATNETLHTMGLDDDHIHRNVMKLSGGQQQRVAIGRALVSSAPIVLADEPTGNLDETTAADIIDILRQAAHENDKCVIVVTHSKQLAKQADVVLKLKDKKLKA; translated from the coding sequence ATGTCAATACTTACGTTACGCGATATCATTTACTCATACGCTGATGGCACCAGCAATGTGCTCAACGGCATCAATTATCAATTTGAAAAGGGCAAGTTCTACGCCATCGTTGGTAGTTCTGGCGCCGGCAAGTCGACACTGCTCGGGCTACTAGCGGGATTGGACACGCCAACTGGCGGGCAGATTTTGTTCAACGACGAGGATATCGCCGAGCAGGGTTATTCGCACCATCGTAAACACAATATCTCGCTGGTGTTTCAGAATTATAACCTGATTGACTACTTGACGCCGCTAGAAAACTTGAAATTAGTTAATCCTAAAGCCACCAACGAAACATTGCACACCATGGGTCTGGACGACGATCACATTCACCGCAATGTTATGAAACTGTCTGGCGGTCAGCAACAGCGTGTGGCGATCGGGCGAGCGCTGGTGTCCTCCGCGCCGATCGTCTTGGCAGACGAGCCGACTGGCAACCTGGACGAAACTACCGCTGCTGACATCATCGATATCCTGCGCCAGGCCGCCCATGAAAATGACAAATGCGTCATCGTCGTCACTCACAGCAAGCAGCTGGCTAAGCAGGCGGATGTGGTGTTGAAGCTGAAGGATAAAAAACTGAAAGCGTAA
- a CDS encoding FtsX-like permease family protein translates to MTIIKRAWTAVARRRRRSLTIALIMTLIFTLLIGTLTVQQTMAQLKQSVERNIRAGFSIANKQPSGEVPMDIAQRVQRLDKVKAHNFQAETTAGLPSKQLIDVAGSGVQLDSNVAGEAKVTGATQSDLLGEFTGKFYQLEQGKHLTKRDQNAALIHKAFAEKNGIKTGDKLDITKDGRRVTVTVAGIFSGKGEKPAVLQSDMAENHLITNLAVAQQLAGSQQLTRATYFAENPHQLKSLTDRVKNLPNIDWQKFSLTDNGAVFAGVLQNIAGIQNILTIATIGAAAAGLAVLSLVLVFWVRGRLHEIGILLSIGTSKRQIIGQFLAELAITALVSSVFALAIGSVASSQISTALTAQTDQSQRVEKIVVQAAPIATYLQAFTFGYMVVLLSAIAATAPIMRQSPKQILAKLS, encoded by the coding sequence ATGACGATTATCAAACGAGCCTGGACGGCTGTGGCGCGGCGGCGGCGTCGCAGCCTGACCATCGCCCTGATCATGACGCTGATTTTCACGCTGCTGATCGGCACGCTGACGGTGCAGCAGACGATGGCGCAGCTGAAGCAATCGGTCGAGCGGAATATCCGTGCTGGCTTTAGCATCGCTAACAAGCAACCGTCGGGCGAGGTGCCGATGGATATCGCGCAGCGGGTGCAGCGCCTGGACAAAGTCAAAGCGCACAATTTCCAGGCAGAAACTACTGCGGGACTGCCAAGCAAGCAATTGATTGACGTGGCAGGCAGCGGCGTGCAGCTGGACTCTAACGTGGCTGGCGAGGCGAAGGTGACGGGCGCGACACAGAGCGATCTGCTCGGCGAGTTCACTGGTAAATTTTACCAACTAGAGCAGGGCAAGCACTTGACCAAGCGCGATCAAAACGCGGCGCTGATCCACAAAGCGTTTGCCGAGAAAAACGGTATCAAGACAGGCGACAAGCTGGACATCACCAAAGACGGCCGGCGGGTGACGGTGACTGTCGCTGGTATCTTCAGCGGCAAAGGCGAAAAGCCAGCGGTCTTGCAGTCCGACATGGCGGAGAATCATCTCATCACCAATCTAGCCGTGGCGCAGCAGCTAGCGGGCAGCCAGCAGTTGACGCGAGCGACGTATTTCGCCGAAAATCCGCACCAGCTGAAGTCGCTGACAGACCGCGTCAAAAACTTGCCAAACATTGATTGGCAGAAATTCAGCCTGACTGACAACGGGGCCGTGTTCGCTGGAGTTCTCCAAAATATCGCTGGCATTCAAAATATCTTGACGATTGCCACCATCGGTGCAGCCGCCGCAGGGCTGGCGGTTTTGTCACTGGTGCTGGTGTTCTGGGTGCGCGGCCGCTTGCATGAAATTGGCATCTTGCTGTCTATCGGCACGTCGAAGCGGCAGATTATCGGGCAGTTCTTGGCAGAGTTGGCGATCACCGCTCTAGTTAGCTCGGTGTTCGCGCTCGCTATCGGTTCGGTCGCCTCGTCGCAGATTTCTACTGCCCTGACGGCGCAAACCGACCAAAGCCAGCGCGTAGAAAAGATTGTGGTGCAAGCCGCGCCAATAGCAACTTATCTACAGGCTTTCACCTTCGGCTACATGGTCGTTCTGCTGTCAGCCATCGCTGCCACCGCGCCGATTATGCGCCAATCACCAAAGCAAATTTTAGCAAAATTAAGTTAG